One part of the Corynebacterium aurimucosum ATCC 700975 genome encodes these proteins:
- a CDS encoding CGLAU_01105 family protein: protein MSVFDSIKNAGSSAFDVAKDFGGRFKEERQNQAQSAQADRIARAADAAGMGDGTAKEESFFDRVTSTAKNLGESVSSAARETRNSQSFEKAREDFNTAVNETREGVQGAINNAKEQRAEGKHAQQPQEPQSPRNPYAPKPNDDVIDGEVVDEN from the coding sequence ATGTCCGTATTTGACTCAATCAAGAATGCCGGTTCCTCTGCTTTTGATGTGGCCAAGGATTTTGGTGGCCGTTTCAAGGAAGAGCGCCAGAATCAAGCCCAGAGCGCGCAGGCGGATCGCATCGCCCGCGCCGCCGATGCGGCAGGTATGGGTGATGGCACCGCGAAGGAAGAATCCTTCTTCGACCGCGTAACCTCCACGGCGAAGAACCTGGGGGAGTCCGTGTCCTCCGCAGCGCGTGAGACCCGCAACTCGCAGTCTTTTGAGAAGGCCCGCGAGGATTTCAACACCGCCGTCAACGAGACCCGTGAGGGCGTGCAGGGCGCTATCAACAACGCCAAGGAGCAGCGCGCGGAGGGCAAGCATGCCCAGCAGCCGCAGGAGCCGCAGAGCCCGCGCAACCCCTATGCCCCGAAGCCGAATGACGATGTCATTGACGGCGAAGTAGTTGACGAGAACTAG
- a CDS encoding DUF445 domain-containing protein, whose product MTHRADAGLEQARETSAAQTSFVPQPGNQEARRADLRRWKAIALSFLIAAAVIFLGCSWWQASASGAPVWVGYVRAAAEAGMVGGLADWFAVTALFRRPMGLPIPHTALIPNNKDRVGDALKDFVEENFLTADALSAKVREAEIPLWLARQGVEPGRAEEVSAWIGERAASVVADLDPAEAEQFIRTQVMDRLAEPEWGPPLGRLLEGYIAEGKARPLEDDLIEWAHGKILGMESTVVTAIDERMPGWAPRFAREMVGEKVYAELVEFADEVRRNGNHEARLAIRRNLSKLASDLQWDEDMRGRIEGIKQEMLASDQAQKAPAAMWATVSSTLIEQLTDPESFLRQKITAKVKELAHRLLEDSEFLAQANELVDKAARYAVEKFAPEIIAIIPETIKRWDAQEASENIELMVGKDLQFIRLNGTVVGALAGLVIYTVNHLLFGV is encoded by the coding sequence ATGACGCACCGCGCAGACGCAGGGCTTGAGCAGGCTCGGGAAACGTCGGCGGCGCAGACGTCGTTTGTGCCGCAGCCAGGAAACCAGGAGGCGCGCCGGGCGGATTTGCGCCGTTGGAAGGCGATTGCGCTGTCCTTCCTGATTGCTGCGGCGGTGATCTTTTTGGGGTGCTCGTGGTGGCAGGCGTCGGCAAGCGGGGCTCCCGTCTGGGTGGGCTACGTGCGCGCGGCGGCAGAGGCAGGAATGGTCGGTGGATTGGCGGACTGGTTCGCCGTGACCGCGCTGTTCCGCCGGCCCATGGGGCTGCCCATCCCGCACACCGCGCTTATCCCCAACAACAAGGACCGCGTGGGTGATGCGCTCAAGGACTTCGTGGAGGAGAACTTCCTCACCGCGGATGCGCTCAGCGCCAAGGTACGGGAGGCGGAGATTCCGCTGTGGCTGGCGCGCCAGGGCGTGGAGCCAGGGCGGGCGGAGGAGGTCTCCGCATGGATTGGTGAGCGCGCAGCCAGCGTGGTCGCGGACCTAGACCCAGCGGAGGCGGAGCAGTTCATCCGCACCCAGGTCATGGACCGTCTGGCAGAGCCGGAGTGGGGCCCGCCGCTGGGACGCCTACTGGAGGGCTATATCGCGGAAGGCAAGGCGCGGCCGCTAGAGGATGACCTCATTGAGTGGGCGCACGGGAAGATCCTCGGCATGGAATCCACGGTGGTCACCGCCATCGATGAGCGCATGCCCGGCTGGGCGCCACGCTTTGCCCGCGAGATGGTGGGGGAGAAGGTCTACGCCGAGCTCGTGGAATTCGCCGATGAGGTCCGCCGCAACGGCAACCATGAAGCCCGCCTGGCCATTCGCCGTAACCTGTCCAAGCTGGCTTCGGACCTGCAGTGGGATGAAGATATGCGCGGGCGCATCGAGGGAATTAAGCAGGAGATGCTGGCCTCCGATCAGGCACAGAAGGCGCCGGCGGCGATGTGGGCGACGGTCTCCTCCACTCTCATTGAGCAGCTCACCGACCCGGAGTCCTTCCTGCGCCAGAAGATCACCGCCAAGGTGAAAGAATTGGCACACCGCCTGCTGGAGGATTCGGAGTTCCTGGCCCAGGCCAACGAGCTGGTGGATAAGGCCGCGCGCTACGCGGTGGAGAAGTTCGCACCGGAGATCATCGCGATTATTCCGGAGACCATTAAGCGCTGGGATGCCCAGGAGGCTTCCGAGAATATCGAGCTCATGGTGGGCAAGGACCTGCAGTTCATTCGCCTGAACGGCACGGTCGTGGGTGCACTGGCTGGGTTGGTTATCTACACTGTTAATCATCTGCTTTTTGGCGTCTAA
- a CDS encoding DUF2516 family protein has protein sequence MHTFLNIIAAIPQYIFMAVSLFALIGAVLAAMTREDAFRAGDRQNKWVWVGLLFGSALLMNLPLPFVSWIGAIITGVYWFDVRPQLKAIINGDYSY, from the coding sequence ATGCACACTTTTTTAAACATTATCGCGGCGATACCGCAGTACATCTTTATGGCGGTATCCCTCTTTGCCCTCATCGGTGCTGTCCTAGCGGCGATGACGCGGGAGGATGCTTTCCGCGCCGGTGACCGCCAGAACAAATGGGTGTGGGTCGGGCTGCTCTTCGGTTCCGCCCTGTTGATGAACCTGCCGCTGCCCTTTGTCAGCTGGATTGGCGCCATCATTACCGGCGTGTACTGGTTTGACGTGCGCCCGCAGCTCAAAGCCATCATCAACGGCGATTATTCCTACTAA